A region of the Thermoanaerobaculum aquaticum genome:
CTGTGCACCACCCACACGTGCTCGGCCCCCAGACGGGCCAACGCCTCCGCCACCAGGTCCTGGGCCGGCAAGGAAAACACCCCCACCACCTGCCGTTGCACCCCCGCGGGATTGGCCAAAGGCCCCAAGAGGTTAAACACCGTGCGCAAACCCAGCTCCCGCCGCACCGGCGCCACCACCTTCATGGCCGGGTGAAACGCGGGCGCAAAGAGGAAGGCAAACCCCTCCTCCTGTAACAACCGCTCCAAAGCTTCCGGCGCCAGGGTCAAAGGCCAGCCCATGGCCTCCAGCACATCGGCGGAACCGCAGCGGGAAGACACCGAGCGGTTGCCGTGCTTGGCCACCGGAACCCCCAGGCTTGCGGTGAGGATAGCGGCAGCGGTGGAGATGTTGAGGGTGCCCGCGCCGTCCCCGCCGGTGCCGCAGGTATCCACCGCCCCCGTTGGGGCGGAAAGGCGCACCGCAAACTCCCGCATGACCCGCGCCGCCTCCGCCACCTCGGAAGCCGTTTCCCCCTTGGCCCGCAGCGCCACCAGAAAAGCCGCCTGCTGGGCGGGCGTGAGCTCGCCCCCCATAAGGGCGGAAAAGGCCTGGCGCATGAGCTCCGGAGCAAGCTCTCGGCCAGAAAGCAGCGTTTCCATGGCAACCTTGAACATCGCTTCCCCCTTTTAGCTTGCCAGCTCCAGGAAGTTGGCCAGCAAGTCCTTGCCGCGGTTGGTGAGATAGGACTCCGGGTGGAACTGCACGCCAAAGTGCGGGCGGCTCCTGTGCTGGAGGCCCATGATGAGCCCGTCCTCGGTCCAGGCGGTCACCAAAAGCTCAGCAGGCAGGCTTTCCCGGCGCACCACCAGCGAGTGGTAGCGCGTGGCCAAGAAAGGGTCCGGCAGCTTCCGGAAGATGCCGACGCCGGCGTGGCGGATTTCCGAGGTCTTGCCGTGGCGCGGCTCGGGAGCCCGCACCACCTCCCCGCCGTAGGCCACCCCCAGCGCCTGATGCCCCAGGCACACCCCCAAAATCGGCACGTGGGGGGCCTTTCGGAAGAGCTCCACGCAAACCC
Encoded here:
- the trpD gene encoding anthranilate phosphoribosyltransferase, with product MFKVAMETLLSGRELAPELMRQAFSALMGGELTPAQQAAFLVALRAKGETASEVAEAARVMREFAVRLSAPTGAVDTCGTGGDGAGTLNISTAAAILTASLGVPVAKHGNRSVSSRCGSADVLEAMGWPLTLAPEALERLLQEEGFAFLFAPAFHPAMKVVAPVRRELGLRTVFNLLGPLANPAGVQRQVVGVFSLPAQDLVAEALARLGAEHVWVVHSEDGMDELSPSVPTRVVEVREGAVVREFLLDPQTLGVPPVGREDLLGGEAVQNAQRLLAMLGGEADPAAPAVALASAAALVVAGRAATVAEGYELASSALKHGTALGFWQKLLSKARELSHG
- a CDS encoding anthranilate synthase component II: MILMVDNYDSFTFNLVQYLWELAAGEEVQVVRNDQATVPELLAKKPRAIVISPGPGRPENAGVCVELFRKAPHVPILGVCLGHQALGVAYGGEVVRAPEPRHGKTSEIRHAGVGIFRKLPDPFLATRYHSLVVRRESLPAELLVTAWTEDGLIMGLQHRSRPHFGVQFHPESYLTNRGKDLLANFLELAS